A region of Vicinamibacteria bacterium DNA encodes the following proteins:
- a CDS encoding DUF6600 domain-containing protein, with translation MNRILPLSLMVLAAGTSVIAQDGYRHGRIGYLEPGVTLQRATEAGSEEATPNVPVLPGDRVWTDDTGRAEFQFLDGTFVRLDRRSKLDYTAHEEGRTERIILRLWSGSLYLRSRNTDNPLFGIETPGGLVLTQERGVYRVDVDSGETRLSVHEGEATLETGRRRVTVGAGERSYARRGDSPERPRPFDRGEADEFARWEGDRANREAWAGNSRRYLPRELDPYAGDFEAHGSWYYETEVGYVWRPYVGAGWRPYSFGRWVWTAYGWTWVPNETWGWAPSHYGRWGHSLALGWYWIPGNVWGPAWVSWGQGGDYVGWCPLGYRDRPVVVAETSSRGYAVPRGAPNTEMGAWTFARRGDMGLRDLARRRVDPALVKDVRMVEQPRARPTRDLRLVEGEAAVPRNIRTRPTVGDTVPELKTDNTTSIPAPMVRGHPRPVIQEDAPRYDQKDRPGEAARARDEETRRNDSTRPGDRDRDVLRPMFQPLSEPHPRGGEEGARARDEGGSRHGDEGASRTRDEGSSHPRTESPAARGEPRTPPRGRSEPQRAPQSPRPEPPRPKKDKS, from the coding sequence GCAGCGAGCCACCGAAGCCGGCTCGGAAGAAGCGACCCCCAACGTTCCCGTCCTTCCCGGAGACCGGGTGTGGACCGATGACACGGGCCGGGCGGAGTTCCAGTTCCTGGACGGTACTTTCGTCCGGCTGGACCGCCGCAGCAAGCTGGACTACACCGCCCACGAGGAAGGCCGCACGGAGCGGATCATCCTCCGGCTCTGGTCTGGCTCCCTTTATCTTCGCTCGCGCAACACCGACAACCCTCTGTTTGGGATCGAGACCCCGGGCGGCCTGGTCCTGACCCAGGAGCGTGGGGTGTACCGCGTCGACGTCGACTCCGGGGAGACGCGGCTCTCCGTCCACGAGGGAGAGGCAACGCTGGAGACGGGTCGCCGCCGGGTCACGGTGGGCGCGGGTGAGCGATCCTACGCGCGCCGCGGCGACAGCCCGGAGCGCCCCCGCCCCTTCGACCGCGGGGAGGCCGATGAGTTCGCGCGCTGGGAGGGAGATCGCGCGAACCGGGAGGCCTGGGCCGGCAATAGCCGGCGCTACCTTCCCCGGGAGCTCGATCCCTACGCCGGCGACTTCGAGGCCCACGGCTCTTGGTACTACGAGACCGAGGTGGGCTATGTGTGGCGGCCGTACGTGGGGGCGGGCTGGCGCCCCTACTCCTTCGGGCGCTGGGTCTGGACCGCTTACGGCTGGACCTGGGTCCCCAACGAGACCTGGGGCTGGGCGCCCTCCCACTACGGCCGCTGGGGCCACTCCCTGGCTCTCGGCTGGTACTGGATTCCCGGCAACGTCTGGGGTCCGGCCTGGGTCTCCTGGGGCCAGGGCGGCGACTACGTGGGCTGGTGCCCGCTCGGCTACCGTGACCGGCCCGTGGTCGTGGCCGAGACCAGCTCCCGTGGCTACGCGGTTCCCCGGGGCGCGCCCAACACCGAGATGGGCGCCTGGACCTTCGCCCGCCGCGGAGACATGGGGCTTCGCGACCTGGCTCGGCGCCGCGTGGACCCGGCCCTGGTCAAGGACGTGCGGATGGTGGAGCAGCCGCGGGCCCGGCCGACGCGGGATCTCCGGCTGGTCGAGGGCGAGGCAGCCGTGCCGCGCAACATCCGCACCCGACCCACCGTCGGCGACACCGTCCCCGAGCTCAAGACCGACAACACCACGAGCATCCCCGCTCCTATGGTGCGCGGCCACCCCCGCCCCGTGATCCAGGAGGACGCGCCCCGGTACGACCAGAAGGACCGGCCCGGGGAGGCCGCCCGGGCCCGCGACGAGGAGACCCGCCGGAACGACAGCACCCGACCGGGGGACCGCGACCGCGACGTGCTCCGACCCATGTTCCAGCCTCTGAGCGAACCGCACCCGCGGGGAGGCGAGGAGGGAGCACGTGCCCGCGACGAGGGCGGCTCCCGGCATGGGGACGAGGGCGCGTCCCGAACGCGGGACGAGGGTTCCTCCCACCCCCGAACCGAGAGTCCAGCCGCCCGCGGCGAGCCGCGCACCCCGCCCCGGGGGCGGTCGGAGCCGCAGCGCGCGCCCCAATCCCCACGGCCGGAGCCTCCCCGCCCCAAGAAGGACAAGAGCTGA
- a CDS encoding PBP1A family penicillin-binding protein encodes MAAFAGLPPPRPLSLRRAAVTILFVGAILSGSLVGVFFAYESDLPQVASLEDFQPNIITQVFAADGSVLGEFAIEKRVIVGFKDIPPVLRNAIVAVEDADFWKHMGLNPWRVPGAALANYRSGRKGQGFSTLTMQLSRLLFLTPEKTYERKIKEVILAFQIEKNFTKEEIFTLYCNQVYFGHGNYGVEATSQFFFGKPIKELTLPEAALIAGLPQNPSRLSPLESPERALARRNHVIERMAEEKYLTPAEAEVAAATPLGLHPHRDPPSMAPHFLEEVRKYLEREYGSQRIYQGGLRVYTTLDPEMQRAAVTALRRGLRLLDRRARGFVRPTATVLKEGAFPDPIHLDEWDWPMAEGDVVRGVVLACDRTLALVQIGDYRARVGLPEIAWTRQRSVSDVLPRGAVAPFLLQSLSDGGGKKEARVLLEQEPKVEGAALALEVKTGAVKAMVGGYDFEQSKFNRATQAWRQVGSAFKPIIYSAALERLRWTPATLIVDAPISFPNPWNKTIWAPRNYDGRYLGPIPVRKAIEQSRNIPAVKTLQALGVETGIEYARKLGLGGELPPYLPIALGAGEATLTEMTAAFATFANQGLRMKPTLITRITDRDGNIIEETRPQAKDAIRADTAYIMTSLLRGVVERGTAARARSLRRPIAGKTGTTNDFTDAWFIGFEPTLAAGVWVGFDEKKDSLGKDESGGHAALPIWMEFWERVMKDKPIEEYPIPGNIVFVPVDEFGQPGAPGTPGVQMEAFVAGTEPRGFSGATGAGQP; translated from the coding sequence ATGGCGGCCTTCGCCGGACTGCCCCCGCCCCGACCGCTCAGTCTGCGCCGCGCGGCCGTGACCATCCTTTTCGTGGGCGCGATCCTCAGCGGGTCGCTCGTCGGCGTGTTCTTCGCCTACGAGAGCGACCTGCCCCAGGTCGCCTCCCTCGAGGACTTCCAGCCCAACATCATCACCCAGGTCTTCGCCGCCGACGGCTCCGTGCTCGGGGAGTTCGCGATCGAGAAGCGCGTGATCGTCGGCTTCAAGGACATCCCCCCCGTCCTGCGCAACGCGATCGTGGCCGTGGAGGATGCCGACTTCTGGAAGCACATGGGGCTCAACCCCTGGCGGGTGCCGGGGGCCGCCCTCGCCAACTACCGCAGCGGACGGAAGGGCCAGGGGTTCTCTACCCTCACCATGCAGCTGTCCCGTCTGCTCTTCCTCACCCCCGAGAAGACCTACGAAAGGAAGATCAAGGAGGTGATCCTGGCCTTCCAGATCGAGAAGAACTTCACCAAGGAGGAGATCTTCACCCTCTACTGCAACCAGGTGTACTTCGGACACGGCAACTACGGGGTGGAGGCCACAAGCCAGTTCTTCTTTGGAAAGCCCATCAAGGAGCTGACCCTGCCCGAGGCGGCGCTGATCGCGGGCCTGCCCCAGAACCCCTCCCGGCTCTCCCCCCTCGAGTCCCCCGAGCGGGCTCTCGCCCGTCGCAACCACGTGATCGAGCGCATGGCGGAGGAGAAGTACCTCACCCCCGCCGAGGCCGAGGTCGCCGCGGCCACGCCCCTCGGCCTCCATCCCCACCGGGATCCGCCTTCCATGGCGCCCCACTTCCTGGAGGAGGTGCGCAAGTACCTGGAGCGAGAGTACGGGAGCCAGCGGATCTACCAGGGCGGCCTCCGGGTCTACACCACCCTGGACCCCGAGATGCAGAGGGCGGCCGTGACGGCGTTGCGCCGGGGCCTCCGGCTCTTGGACCGACGGGCCCGCGGCTTTGTCCGCCCCACCGCCACCGTGCTCAAGGAGGGAGCCTTCCCGGATCCCATCCACCTGGACGAGTGGGACTGGCCCATGGCCGAGGGTGACGTGGTGCGCGGGGTGGTCCTCGCCTGCGATCGCACCCTGGCCCTGGTCCAGATCGGCGACTACCGGGCGCGGGTGGGCCTCCCCGAGATCGCCTGGACGCGGCAGCGGAGCGTCTCCGACGTGCTTCCCCGGGGGGCGGTCGCCCCCTTTCTCCTCCAGTCTCTGAGCGACGGGGGGGGCAAGAAGGAGGCCCGGGTGCTCCTCGAGCAGGAGCCCAAGGTGGAAGGGGCGGCCCTGGCCCTGGAGGTCAAGACGGGCGCGGTCAAGGCCATGGTGGGTGGCTACGACTTCGAGCAGAGCAAGTTCAACCGGGCCACCCAGGCCTGGCGCCAGGTGGGTTCGGCCTTCAAGCCGATCATCTACTCGGCCGCCCTCGAGAGGTTGCGTTGGACCCCGGCCACCCTGATCGTGGATGCCCCCATCTCCTTCCCCAATCCCTGGAACAAGACGATCTGGGCCCCCCGCAACTACGATGGCCGGTACCTGGGACCCATCCCCGTGCGCAAGGCCATCGAGCAGAGCCGGAACATCCCCGCCGTCAAGACCCTCCAGGCCCTGGGAGTGGAGACGGGGATCGAGTACGCCCGCAAGCTGGGCCTGGGCGGCGAGCTCCCTCCCTACCTCCCCATTGCCCTGGGGGCGGGCGAGGCCACCCTCACCGAGATGACGGCCGCCTTCGCCACTTTCGCCAACCAGGGCCTGCGCATGAAGCCCACGCTGATCACGCGGATCACGGACCGCGACGGCAACATCATCGAAGAGACGAGGCCCCAGGCCAAAGATGCCATCCGGGCCGACACCGCCTACATCATGACCAGCCTGCTCCGGGGGGTGGTGGAGCGGGGCACGGCGGCGCGGGCCCGATCGCTCCGGCGCCCCATCGCCGGCAAGACCGGGACCACGAACGATTTCACCGACGCCTGGTTCATCGGCTTCGAGCCCACCCTCGCGGCCGGGGTCTGGGTGGGCTTCGACGAGAAGAAGGACTCCCTGGGCAAGGACGAGAGCGGCGGCCACGCGGCCCTGCCCATCTGGATGGAGTTTTGGGAGAGGGTCATGAAGGACAAGCCCATCGAGGAGTACCCCATCCCCGGCAACATAGTCTTCGTGCCCGTGGACGAGTTCGGTCAGCCGGGGGCGCCGGGCACCCCCGGCGTGCAGATGGAGGCCTTCGTGGCCGGAACCGAGCCCCGGGGCTTCTCCGGGGCCACAGGAGCGGGGCAGCCCTGA
- a CDS encoding fused MFS/spermidine synthase, which yields MLYQMVWQRLLTFFSGADVYSVTIIVAAFMGGLGFGSLAGGHLADRLHPRGRLLAFALCEAAISAFAFVSVPLIYGVLYLRLGERPLPSAAVAAVLFLTLLWPTFFMGLSLPLLARVLTEDAPRSAERIGALYGWNTLGAAGGALTTVWILARALGFGGSILVGALLNLACAGAALLLAGRAGAVTETPPAAGAAPLERTPFRLPAWIAIYSLSGFLALSLEILWFRLLGTILKSNSFTFATLLGIYLGGLGVGALLASRWARRARRPALTFLLLQSGIPLYAGLSLGLLIYGLPRFAALRPLAGYLGGYETLELDAAVRALQRFALRAGSVAPFTRDLARQFALLYGAVPLYLIGPPTLLMGMSFPYLQRAVQTDLAFLGRRVGWLQTANIVGSMIGAGLTGVFLLHRLGTAWSLRLLLALGAVFLLLFARARWPADARGRWLGYLGALLATGVTALVSPSPAVLWARLHGTTPDRVLFAEDGSGLALLKEEREGTRETTVVYVNGLGQSSLPYGGYHTLLGALPAMLHPRPERIAIIGLGSGDTLFGASGRPETTRVDCIEIVACQLRTLERLPPRRYSGLDLLLRDGRVRYVFADGRSQLMRGQERYDLIEADALRAGSAYSGNLYSREYFELLRRRLRPGGFGVTWAPTRRVRDTFVSVFPHVLKFQDTLIGSNEEMVFDLDAVRARMRDPFVRSHYGRAGLDLEELLADALERGPTVIGPEADRTSLTDINTDLFPRDEYLASKSFLAGAEERRPAQGSAGR from the coding sequence CTGCTCTACCAGATGGTCTGGCAGCGCCTGCTGACCTTCTTCAGCGGGGCCGATGTCTACTCGGTCACGATCATCGTGGCCGCCTTCATGGGCGGGCTGGGGTTCGGCAGCTTGGCGGGTGGCCACCTCGCCGACCGCCTCCACCCGCGGGGACGGCTCCTCGCCTTCGCCCTCTGCGAGGCCGCGATCTCGGCCTTCGCCTTCGTGAGCGTGCCCCTCATCTACGGGGTCCTTTATCTCCGGCTCGGCGAGCGGCCCCTGCCTTCCGCGGCGGTCGCCGCCGTCCTCTTCCTGACCCTGCTCTGGCCCACGTTCTTCATGGGCCTGTCCCTGCCCCTTCTGGCCCGGGTGCTCACAGAGGATGCGCCGCGCTCCGCGGAGCGGATCGGCGCCCTCTACGGCTGGAACACTCTGGGCGCGGCCGGAGGCGCCTTGACCACGGTGTGGATCCTGGCCCGCGCGCTCGGCTTCGGGGGATCGATCCTGGTGGGGGCGCTCTTGAACCTGGCCTGCGCGGGGGCGGCGCTCCTTCTGGCCGGGCGGGCGGGGGCCGTCACCGAGACCCCGCCGGCGGCGGGGGCGGCTCCCCTCGAGCGGACCCCTTTCCGCCTCCCCGCCTGGATCGCCATCTACTCCCTCTCCGGCTTCCTCGCCCTGTCCCTGGAGATCCTGTGGTTCCGCTTGCTCGGGACCATCCTCAAGTCGAATTCCTTCACGTTTGCGACCCTGCTCGGGATCTACCTGGGCGGGCTCGGAGTCGGGGCCCTTCTGGCCAGCCGCTGGGCGCGTCGCGCGCGGCGGCCGGCCCTCACCTTCCTCCTCCTGCAGTCGGGGATCCCTCTCTACGCCGGCCTCTCCCTCGGCCTTCTGATCTATGGGCTTCCTCGCTTCGCGGCCCTGCGCCCCCTCGCGGGCTACCTGGGCGGGTACGAGACGCTCGAGCTGGACGCCGCCGTCCGCGCCCTCCAGCGCTTCGCCCTGCGGGCGGGGAGCGTGGCCCCCTTCACCCGCGACTTGGCCCGGCAGTTCGCCCTCCTCTACGGGGCGGTCCCCCTCTACCTGATCGGCCCCCCCACCCTCCTCATGGGGATGAGCTTCCCCTACCTCCAGCGGGCGGTCCAGACCGACCTCGCCTTCCTCGGACGCCGGGTGGGCTGGCTGCAGACCGCCAATATCGTAGGCTCCATGATCGGAGCCGGCCTCACCGGCGTCTTTCTGCTCCACCGGCTCGGCACCGCCTGGTCGCTGCGCCTGCTCTTAGCCCTGGGCGCCGTCTTTCTGCTCCTCTTTGCACGGGCGCGCTGGCCCGCGGACGCCCGGGGGCGCTGGCTCGGCTATCTGGGCGCCCTCCTCGCGACCGGTGTGACCGCGCTCGTGAGCCCCTCCCCGGCTGTCCTCTGGGCCAGGCTCCACGGCACGACCCCCGACCGCGTGCTCTTCGCCGAGGACGGGTCCGGCCTGGCCCTCCTCAAGGAAGAGCGGGAGGGCACCCGGGAAACCACCGTGGTCTACGTGAACGGCCTCGGCCAGAGCTCGCTCCCCTACGGCGGCTACCACACGCTCCTGGGAGCGCTCCCCGCCATGCTCCACCCGCGCCCGGAGCGGATCGCCATCATCGGCCTGGGCTCGGGCGACACCCTCTTTGGGGCCTCCGGGCGGCCGGAGACGACCCGCGTCGATTGCATCGAGATCGTGGCCTGCCAGCTCCGGACCCTGGAGCGGCTCCCCCCCCGGCGGTACTCCGGGCTCGACCTCCTCCTCCGCGACGGGCGGGTGCGCTACGTGTTCGCGGACGGCCGCTCCCAGCTGATGCGCGGCCAGGAGCGCTACGACCTCATCGAGGCGGACGCCTTGCGCGCGGGATCCGCCTACTCGGGAAACCTGTACTCCCGCGAGTACTTCGAGCTCCTGCGGCGGCGCCTGCGCCCGGGCGGTTTCGGCGTGACCTGGGCGCCCACGCGCCGCGTGCGGGACACCTTCGTGAGCGTCTTCCCCCACGTGCTCAAGTTCCAGGACACCCTCATCGGCAGCAACGAAGAGATGGTTTTCGACCTGGACGCGGTGCGGGCCCGCATGCGCGACCCCTTTGTGCGCTCCCACTACGGTCGGGCGGGGCTTGACCTGGAGGAGCTCCTGGCCGACGCCCTGGAGCGGGGCCCCACCGTCATCGGCCCCGAGGCCGACCGCACGTCCCTCACCGACATCAACACCGACCTCTTCCCGCGGGACGAGTACCTGGCCTCGAAGAGCTTCCTGGCGGGGGCGGAGGAGCGGCGGCCGGCTCAGGGAAGCGCGGGCCGGTAG